The sequence ACCTATCTGGTTCACGAGTTACACAGTTTTTCAatatgatatacataagaatatgtcTACCATTAATCTGTGAGTAGATAtttatatagctactccgctacttgtacaaatacatgtaatacgggttcatacttataacagttttcccagtaaaACTGATAtcactgtcttgtatccgaattaatagtagttctatatttctctaaatcaaatcgaaacattcctgaataacatcaatgacacatatcattgttccaggctatttccgatgataaacttgaatcacgattttgatTTCGACCAATAAATTGTCCTAaactgaaattcatcaagtatgaacaaatgttcattaagcttagccattatatttcgagaaattatcaAGACAAACTTGAtttgaaattcttgtctatgaatACTagcctaattagttatgcgacatcatctcaaatgatagaaagtgaatataacatgagatataggtggttcagtctttacttaccttttattgatgaagttctccaaaatcttcagttgatcttcgccttcaaaaggtagaacgcaatgatgactgctgtaatcttttgtttctcaaccacatttctatcctagtccgaatccccaaagcgaaggaatcaacactttcaattctgaaaatatgaaaagtcggcaaggtcgacaaaaaaattcCCTGCCGACTATAAcatttttgacatacagagaaaggtgttgcaaatgcatgattagtcggcaaggtattaatttcataacatgccgactaaactatagtcgacaaggtataaggatgaataccgtgccgaccctgtaaatgctaatttcagagatgaaaagtcggcacgatattcaacctaggaagctgccgactagtattagtcggcaaggtcgataaaaaaTACCCTGTCGACTAATAAAAGACGGCAAGGTCGGCAAAAAGAAACCATGCCGATTGTTGATAAAAATTTGGATTATACaggatttgagattgggtacaaattcatacccaatctcaaaaccCGTACAATCCAaatttgattattattattttatttttttgatttgatttcatagttagagttttggaaaaagattttgaattttcttttggatGGATTTTAGTCGGTATGGTTTTTTCTTGGGggcaatttggtcttttaacGCCTTTTAGAACCCCTTAGCACACTAGGTTGGATGGGTTTAAAATTGGTATACCCAATTAATATGAATATACCCCAATTTGACCAGATTATTTAACCCAGatatttttctattatttttttttttccagcCTAGCAAAAAGAAAAGGATTTTCGGCAAAAGAATTTTGATTCTTCCACTGTCAGTTCAAATGACCATTGAATAAACCTCACATAGTGATATACTCTTTtcccaaaaaaataaatgaaaaaccaTGATATATTCTgaatggattttttttctttttttggtgacATTAAAGGGAAGTCCAGTACCTCCAGGACCTCCACAGTCCACACATTCGACGTATATTCCAATGGACGTAATGTAAATCACAGAAACAAACAAGGGACATATCTGTCTGTCCTGATAAGCACATAAGTCATTTCTAGGGCATGTTAGATGACACGTATAGCACGTGCCGTTAAACTTCGATCTAGCTAGCAGTCGTCGATCGACATTCACAAGAAAGAATCATAAGCAGTCTCTCTTCTCCCTGAACAAGACTCCAAAAACACAAACACTTTCTTGCACCACCCGCTTTAGGCGGACTGACACCAATAAGAGTCCGTCCATAAATCTCTCCTCTTTTGCATCGAAACACCTCCTATAAGTCGCACCACAATCCAAACCCTTTTCACTCTCTCTCTCCACATAAGCTTTCTCCCCCCCTTCTTTCTCTGACTCTCTATTATTCTCTCTGTTTTTGGATCTGTAATGGCGACTGCAGGAGGAGCAATCGTGGAGTTGATGAATAGACCAATGAAATGTGAGAATAAAGATTTAGGTTGGTTTAGACAGTTGAATGGATTTCCAAATGGAGGTATTATTAAGAGAAGAATGGGAGCTAATAACAACAATAAAGCTTCTTCTTTTAATACTATTTCCATGAGGGTTTCTGAAACTACTAATAATATTACTAGTAGAAGAGGATCTGATAATGGCTCTCCCAATCTCGTAAGTTCTTCCGTCTCTCCTTCTTTTGTTCTTATAATCATGATTCATTAATCTGTCTGTATATCTGTTTTGGGGTGTAATGGAACATATTGAAGATTTTCCATAAAGGTGggtcttttttatttctttgattagTGCATTATCAAGCCCTTACTAGTTATTGAAGATTTTAGTGTATTTAGTAATGAAAAGTGTGTTCTAAGTTTCTAATTGCACAGGGTAATAGGTATGTTCAAGTAATTTTAAAtctattttgttatatgattatttgcctactCTTTGCAACCCCATTGTTTTTGACGAACAAGTGTCGGACTCGGGTATCGGTAGTATAAATAACATTGGAAGATTTTGTACTGTTGAAAATGACAGTTAAAGAAATGGGGTAAATCGGGACTCCATACACTTGACTGATTTCTGAATGCCTTCTTATAAAGTTTTTGTTGCGGTTTTAAATTGGGGTTGGAAGTACAAATCCTATTGAAAAGAGGAGTTTCTGTTTCATAATTTTAGTTCTTGTCAGGACTCCCTGTATGATGATGGGATGGGAAACCATGAGTCCATGACTTCCACACAAATGAAAGCTTGCTTCCGAAAATTCTCCCCATGGTCTTCTACAAATAATCATTTTGTTATTGGTAAATTGCAATATGCATTCTTGATGCCACATGTAGCTGGAGAATTTTGTTTGTAATTAGCAGAAACATGCTCTAGTTTTACCTTGTATATGTATCCGTCTATGTATCTCTTTTATTACTACACATTGCCTGACATTCTTTGATCGTGTAATTAGGTTGATAAGAAGTTTTCTTTTGGTCTTCATGCTACGGATTCAAACTATGAAGACAGAACAGCGTTAATTAATGCTCAAAGAAAAACGAAAATTGTCTGTACAATTGGTCCTTCTACAGATACACGTGAAATGATTTGGAAATTGGCAGAAGCTGGAATGAATGTAGCACGATTAAATATGTCCCATGGAGACCATAAATCACATCAGAAGACTGTCGATCTAGTTAAAGAATACAATGCCCAATTTGAGGACAAGGTTATCGCCATAATGTTGGATACAAAGGTATGCTCGTAACTTATTCTTCTGGTTTAGAGTTCTGATGTTATCTCTCCTTTGCTATGCCCTTGTGGTAAAGAACTTCTGTACGACAGAATTCAACTACCGTATCATGAACTCTTACCTTATTCTTGAGTGTTCCTTGCATGTCTTTCAtttttgaattgtgtgaatgTAGTTCAAGTGTTGTTGTTACTAAATTTGTACATATACTTGTATGTAGGCTAACATGTGGCGTTAGTTAGTATTGGAAAGATCAGAAGAATGCATCTCTAACGCTCATAAAAAGCAATTAGTGATGTTAGAGGTCAAGCGGATTTAGTTGTTATTTGCACTATTTTATTTTATGATGATTCATTCTGTTGGGGTTCAATAGACCTGTGTATCTTTAGCTAGTATGAAAATGAGTATAACTTTAAGTTCTCTAGCATCCTATCTATTTTGCTCGACTCGTACGTTTTTCAGTATTTCTTATAAAATACGTAACCTAATACTAGCTGTGTTTTTATTTATGCAGGGTCCAGAGGTTAGGAGTGGTGATGTTCCTCAGCCTATCTTGTTGAAGGAGGGCCAAGAATTCAATTTTACTATTAACAGAGGAGTGTGCACAGAGGATACTGTCAGTGTAAACTATGATGACTTTGTCACTGATGTGGAAGCGGGAGATATGCTACTTGTTGATGGTAAGCCTGGGTGCCTCTTAAACTGCAGTGATCAGATGAGCTTTTGTATCAGAGGCGCATCTTTGTGTTACATTATATGTGGAACTTTGAGATGAATTTACAATTATGTTGTATGACATTCCTCGTTTGATATAACAGGAGGAATGATGTCATTAGTCGTGAAGTCAAAAACGGCAGACACAGTCAAATGTGAAGTAGTCGACGGCGGAGAACTTAAATCAAGGCGCCATTTGAATGTGCGTGGAAAAAGTGCAACTTTGCCTTCAATTACAGGTTACCTTCTCTCTTCTTTCCTGTATTCCTATAGCACGTTGCCGTAGTATTTTCCTAGTtctaatttggttgtgtattagtCACCAGGAACTCCTAGGGTATGAGCGTATTTCAGTGAAATACTCGTTTTTGCGTATCTCAGTGAGATACGCGTTGGGAACTCGTTCCTAGCAAGGGAGGAAAATAAAAGTATCATTAATATATCTATGAAATTTAATTTACATATGATTTATATTTTGCGTTCCCGACACGTTCCTCGAGTttcatttttgagaattttacgtATCTCGTTTCCGTACTCGCTCCAGTTCCTGGTGACTAAGGGTTGTgttgattcaaaaattaatttaTGGAATTGTCTGTATTTGTGCTATTTTAGCCACTCTCTTATGAAATGAAACCCATAGTTGTTGTTGTTTGTACTTGTGCTATACAGAAAAAGACTGGGAAGACATCAAGTTTGGTGTGGACAACAAAATTGACTTCTATGCTGTTTCCTTTGTTAAAGACGCCCAAGTGATCCATGAATTGAAAGATTATCTGAAAAGTAAAAAATTCACTACCTCCCCAAATTGATTTTCTACTAACCTTTTGCATTTTCACATTGTTTACGGAAAATCCTGACAACGATGCTTTGTCTTGTAGAGAACAATGCCGACATACATGTGATCCCCAAAATTGAAAGTGCTGATTCGATTCCAAATCTTCAGTCAATTATTGCCGCATCCGATGGGGTAAGTTATGCTTCAAATTCCTAACATATTCCCGATAAAAACTAAAATTGTGCCCCTATTACTTAGTATGAAATTCTTTCTCTGAGACTAAATAGAATCTGTTAGTTAGCAAGGGGTCAGCCGTAGACATTTGATTCCATATACCTCCTTTTCTTGGATCAGTACTATTtcagatttgtatagattttcatttctgtttttgtttcggTGCTTGTTAGCTATTTTTATcctttgtaaacaattttataATTGATATTGGTGGTTTTggtaaataaaatttgatgatttagctaaaaaagaagaagatgcctATAGTAATGCCCTCCAAGAATCGAGTCCTTAGAGTGTCATAATGTTCTTTTGAACGTTCGAGTTAGTAGTTACTTATTGATTGGATTATCAGGTCTTATTTTTTACATCTCACCGAGAACTATAATTTGGCTATATCATTatataattttgatcatgttGACTTCCAAAGTTGGTATCTGCCTTTTCATCATGGTACAAGCACGAGTTTACCTATTTTGAAAAGTTTAATTTGCTAAGGTTCAGAGCTCATTACGAAACTCACTCGAGCTTCTGCTCAACTTGTTGTTTAACATGCATAATGATTAATAAATAGTGCAACTTGTTATCCAGACCTCTAAATGAAAGTTCGAGCTCTCTCATTAGTACAATTCTTTTAGTCCTTCAAGAATGGTAAACAAAACTTATGCTGGCAAGCGATAAACTATGATCTTTAGTTATTTAGAACCTTTTGATGGGGCTGATTGCTGAACTCTGAATGAGATGTTGCTAACTTAAGGTTTGACAGGCAATGGTTGCTCGTGGTGATCTTGGAGCTGAGCTTCCAATTGAGGAAGTTCCTTTACTGCAGGTATTCACTTTGTCTTTGTTTTGCAGTAAGTAATAAA comes from Papaver somniferum cultivar HN1 chromosome 7, ASM357369v1, whole genome shotgun sequence and encodes:
- the LOC113297359 gene encoding pyruvate kinase isozyme G, chloroplastic-like encodes the protein MATAGGAIVELMNRPMKCENKDLGWFRQLNGFPNGGIIKRRMGANNNNKASSFNTISMRVSETTNNITSRRGSDNGSPNLVDKKFSFGLHATDSNYEDRTALINAQRKTKIVCTIGPSTDTREMIWKLAEAGMNVARLNMSHGDHKSHQKTVDLVKEYNAQFEDKVIAIMLDTKGPEVRSGDVPQPILLKEGQEFNFTINRGVCTEDTVSVNYDDFVTDVEAGDMLLVDGGMMSLVVKSKTADTVKCEVVDGGELKSRRHLNVRGKSATLPSITEKDWEDIKFGVDNKIDFYAVSFVKDAQVIHELKDYLKKNNADIHVIPKIESADSIPNLQSIIAASDGAMVARGDLGAELPIEEVPLLQEEIIRRCHSMQKPVIVATNMLESMIDHPTPTRAEVSDIAIAVREGADAIMLSGETAHGKYPLKAVKVMHTVALKTESALPTSSIPPNSIAQKSHMSEMFAFHATTIANTLETPIIVFTRTGSMAVQLSHYRPSATIFAFTNEETVKQRLILYHGVHPIYMKFSDDAEETFSRALNLLMEKQLIEEGGHVTLVQSGMQPIWRRESTHHIQVRKVQS